One genomic window of Rhodothermales bacterium includes the following:
- a CDS encoding PQQ-binding-like beta-propeller repeat protein: MIADRLLMMSYRLTLIFITLWMASCAPERALDERFYRWSRFEGEPGASSFSALDQIDRSNVDQLTIAWTYETPDAAIHNPIVVDSLMYVVGDSGSVAALHAGTGQPIWFHPGSPGARMGGRGFMYWENTDRSDRRLLFYRGSYQLVALNALTGDFVPSFGEKGVVDLRHGLGILPELMARATSSSPGTVFEDLVILGSSPGEGYMAGPGHIRAFDVRTGRQAWIFHTLPKPGEHGYDTWPAGRSDKGGGANAWGGLSVDTERGIVYIPLGSANYDFYGVDRHGENLFANSLVALNARTGERIWHFQTTHHDLWDYDLAATPVLLTIERDGKPLDIVAQATKTGMVFAFNRATGEPLWPIEERPVPPSVMPGEQAWPTQPFPTKPPPFVPLAWDTENDLNPHLSPADRDSLQTLLRSMVVTGLYTPPSTQATLQIPGNRGGANWGSTAADPRDGTFYVLGDNLPSVLKLEPITAGVVGTGGTIVDRGQAVYQANCQICHQPNLEGQPAGGIASLVGVTDRLSHVDLNAVIRGGRNQMPPMPHLTEMEMSALVAYLANPALALTAGANAAPGAKEPERYQSGWIHIVDSEGVQAIKPPWLRLTAYDMNTGEIKWVTPVGEVKRLAQEGITDTGAGMRVRGGPSVTAGDLIFQSASDRLYAFDRVTGAQLWSHPLPGLGEGIPSIYAWEGRQYVAVVATAGRSAPPADGTVRNPSYIAFALP; this comes from the coding sequence ATGATCGCGGATCGCCTCCTGATGATGTCGTACAGGCTTACCCTGATATTCATAACGCTGTGGATGGCTTCCTGCGCCCCGGAACGAGCGCTCGATGAACGTTTCTACCGGTGGTCGCGCTTCGAGGGAGAGCCGGGGGCATCCAGCTTCTCGGCGCTTGATCAGATCGATCGATCCAATGTCGATCAACTCACGATCGCCTGGACGTACGAGACGCCCGACGCCGCCATCCACAATCCCATCGTCGTCGACTCGCTGATGTACGTCGTCGGAGACAGCGGCTCGGTGGCGGCGCTGCACGCCGGCACGGGCCAGCCAATCTGGTTCCACCCAGGCTCGCCCGGCGCGCGCATGGGCGGGCGCGGGTTTATGTACTGGGAGAATACAGACCGGTCGGATCGTCGCCTGCTTTTTTACCGGGGCAGCTACCAGTTGGTCGCGCTCAATGCCCTCACCGGGGACTTTGTGCCCTCGTTTGGCGAAAAGGGCGTCGTCGATCTGCGGCACGGCCTCGGTATTCTGCCTGAATTGATGGCCCGCGCGACCTCCTCGTCGCCTGGGACCGTGTTCGAAGACCTCGTCATCCTGGGTTCGTCGCCGGGTGAGGGGTACATGGCCGGCCCCGGACACATCCGCGCGTTCGACGTCCGCACCGGCCGGCAGGCCTGGATCTTCCACACCCTGCCCAAACCCGGCGAACATGGCTATGACACCTGGCCGGCAGGGCGCTCGGACAAAGGCGGGGGCGCCAACGCGTGGGGCGGATTAAGCGTGGATACCGAACGCGGCATCGTCTACATCCCGCTGGGATCCGCCAACTACGACTTCTACGGCGTCGACCGTCACGGCGAAAACCTGTTCGCCAACTCGCTCGTGGCGCTGAACGCCCGCACCGGGGAGCGGATCTGGCACTTCCAGACGACCCATCACGACCTGTGGGACTACGACCTCGCCGCCACGCCCGTTCTGCTGACGATCGAGCGCGACGGCAAGCCGCTCGACATCGTTGCCCAGGCTACCAAAACCGGGATGGTCTTCGCCTTCAATCGCGCGACCGGCGAGCCGCTCTGGCCCATCGAGGAACGCCCGGTACCCCCTTCCGTGATGCCCGGCGAGCAGGCCTGGCCGACGCAGCCGTTCCCCACGAAACCGCCCCCGTTTGTCCCGTTGGCCTGGGATACCGAGAACGACCTGAACCCCCACCTCTCGCCGGCCGACCGCGACTCGCTCCAGACCCTCCTCCGCTCGATGGTGGTCACCGGACTGTACACCCCGCCCAGCACGCAGGCCACGCTCCAGATCCCCGGCAACCGGGGCGGCGCCAACTGGGGATCCACCGCCGCCGACCCGCGCGATGGGACGTTTTATGTGCTGGGAGATAACCTGCCTTCCGTCCTCAAGCTGGAGCCGATCACGGCCGGCGTGGTTGGCACCGGAGGCACCATCGTCGATCGGGGCCAGGCCGTCTATCAGGCGAATTGCCAGATCTGCCATCAGCCGAATCTGGAAGGACAACCCGCCGGGGGGATCGCCTCGCTGGTCGGCGTTACCGATCGGCTCTCGCACGTGGACCTGAACGCGGTAATCCGCGGCGGGCGTAACCAGATGCCGCCCATGCCACATCTGACGGAAATGGAGATGTCGGCGCTGGTGGCTTACCTGGCCAACCCGGCGCTGGCGCTCACCGCCGGCGCCAACGCCGCGCCGGGCGCGAAAGAGCCCGAACGGTACCAGAGCGGGTGGATCCACATCGTCGATTCCGAGGGCGTACAGGCTATCAAACCCCCGTGGCTGCGCCTCACCGCCTACGACATGAATACGGGCGAGATCAAATGGGTAACGCCGGTCGGCGAAGTGAAGCGGTTGGCCCAGGAGGGCATCACCGATACCGGCGCCGGTATGCGCGTGCGGGGAGGGCCGTCTGTGACCGCCGGTGACCTGATCTTCCAGTCGGCATCCGACAGGCTCTACGCCTTCGACCGGGTGACCGGCGCCCAGCTGTGGTCCCACCCGCTGCCGGGCCTCGGAGAAGGCATTCCTTCCATCTATGCGTGGGAGGGCCGGCAATACGTAGCCGTGGTGGCCACGGCGGGGCGGAGCGCTCCGCCCGCCGATGGGACCGTCCGAAACCCCAGTTATATCGCCTTTGCGTTGCCCTGA